One window of uncultured Erythrobacter sp. genomic DNA carries:
- a CDS encoding homocysteine S-methyltransferase family protein — MSAREQLKVAAAERVLIFDGAFGTQIQDRKLSEEDYAGDLGLAADQKGNNDILALTRPDVIADITRAYLDAGSDVISTNTFSANRISQADYAAEDRVEAINIASGKIARELADEYQARDGRPRFVAGAIGPTNKTLSLSPDVEDPGYREIDFDELTAVYKEQAAALIEGGVDFILIETIFDTLNAKAGIMAVKQLEQDLGRDVPLMISMTLTDLSGRNLSGHTVEAFWYAVRHAKPATIGLNCSFGADQLRPHVQVLSAIADTLLMAYPNAGLPNELGEYDEMPETTAGLVKQWAENGQANILGGCCGSSPAHIKAIAEAVNGLTPRSVPTPETAMRLSGLEAFVVAA; from the coding sequence ATGAGCGCGCGCGAACAGCTAAAGGTCGCCGCAGCCGAGCGGGTGTTGATCTTTGACGGCGCATTCGGGACGCAAATCCAGGATCGCAAACTGTCCGAGGAAGACTACGCCGGTGATCTTGGCCTTGCCGCAGACCAGAAGGGCAATAACGATATCCTCGCTCTGACGCGGCCCGATGTGATCGCCGACATTACCCGCGCCTATCTCGATGCGGGTTCGGACGTCATCTCTACCAACACCTTCTCTGCCAATCGCATCTCGCAGGCGGATTACGCGGCGGAGGACCGTGTCGAGGCGATCAACATTGCCAGCGGCAAAATCGCGCGCGAACTGGCGGATGAATATCAGGCCAGGGACGGCAGACCGCGCTTTGTCGCAGGCGCAATCGGGCCAACCAACAAGACGCTTTCACTGAGCCCCGATGTCGAAGACCCCGGCTACCGCGAAATCGATTTTGACGAGCTGACCGCTGTTTACAAAGAACAGGCTGCCGCGCTGATCGAAGGCGGAGTTGATTTCATCTTGATCGAGACGATCTTTGACACGCTCAACGCCAAGGCCGGCATTATGGCGGTCAAGCAGCTGGAGCAGGATCTGGGCCGCGATGTGCCGCTCATGATCTCCATGACGCTGACCGACCTGTCTGGCCGCAATCTGTCCGGCCACACGGTCGAGGCGTTCTGGTATGCGGTGCGCCACGCGAAACCGGCAACCATCGGCCTCAATTGCAGTTTCGGCGCGGATCAGCTGCGCCCGCATGTGCAGGTGCTTTCCGCCATCGCCGACACCCTGCTGATGGCCTATCCCAATGCCGGACTCCCCAATGAGCTGGGTGAGTATGACGAGATGCCGGAAACGACAGCGGGCCTCGTGAAGCAATGGGCCGAGAACGGGCAGGCCAATATCCTTGGCGGCTGCTGTGGTTCCTCGCCCGCTCACATCAAGGCGATTGCCGAAGCGGTGAACGGCCTTACCCCGCGCTCTGTGCCCACGCCCGAAACTGCGATGCGCCTGTCGGGCCTTGAAGCTTTTGTAGTGGCGGCCTGA
- the metF gene encoding methylenetetrahydrofolate reductase, whose protein sequence is MTPTLDQLQEAQTALGAPLFSDLPGDIAISFEFFPPKSDKMADTLWKSVETLAPLGPRFISVTYGAGGTTRERTHQQVVRINQETGIPAAAHLTCVNATREEVDAVARHYWQSGIRHIVALRGDPPEGAGHYTPHPGGYANAVELIAGLKQVADFEISVAAYPEVHPDSPDAQADIENLKAKFDAGATRAITQFFFDPECFFRFRDKAAAAGIDAEIVPGVMPVMSFAAVQRMSGMCGTAIPAWMEGLFDGLDERPAARQLVSATIAAELCRKLYAGGVRDFHFYTLNRAELSYAICHMLGKRPVSENRQ, encoded by the coding sequence ATGACCCCGACGCTCGACCAACTGCAAGAAGCGCAAACCGCGCTGGGTGCGCCTTTATTTTCCGACCTGCCCGGCGATATCGCGATCAGCTTCGAATTCTTCCCGCCCAAGTCGGACAAGATGGCCGACACATTGTGGAAGAGTGTCGAAACGCTCGCTCCCCTTGGCCCGCGCTTTATCTCTGTCACCTATGGTGCAGGCGGAACGACGCGCGAGCGGACGCATCAGCAGGTTGTGCGGATCAATCAGGAGACCGGCATTCCGGCCGCCGCGCACCTCACCTGCGTCAATGCGACGCGCGAAGAGGTCGATGCGGTTGCGCGCCATTACTGGCAGAGCGGTATTCGCCACATTGTCGCGCTGCGCGGCGATCCGCCCGAGGGCGCGGGGCACTACACCCCGCATCCGGGCGGCTATGCCAATGCGGTCGAGTTGATCGCAGGCCTTAAACAGGTTGCGGATTTCGAGATATCGGTGGCCGCCTATCCCGAGGTTCACCCGGACTCGCCTGATGCGCAGGCCGATATTGAGAATTTGAAGGCCAAGTTCGATGCGGGCGCAACGCGCGCCATCACCCAGTTCTTCTTCGATCCCGAATGCTTCTTCCGCTTTCGCGACAAGGCCGCAGCTGCCGGGATTGATGCGGAAATCGTGCCGGGCGTGATGCCGGTGATGAGCTTTGCCGCCGTCCAGCGCATGAGCGGGATGTGCGGCACCGCGATCCCGGCATGGATGGAGGGGCTGTTTGACGGCCTCGACGAGCGCCCCGCGGCGCGCCAGCTGGTCAGCGCAACTATCGCTGCCGAACTGTGCCGCAAACTCTACGCAGGCGGTGTGCGTGACTTTCACTTTTACACATTGAACCGCGCCGAGCTGAGCTATGCCATCTGTCATATGCTCGGCAAGCGCCCGGTCTCGGAGAATAGACAATGA
- a CDS encoding metalloregulator ArsR/SmtB family transcription factor, with protein sequence MAIDTIFKALADPTRLRIARLLSAMELAVGELAQVLGQSQPRVSRHVGILCDAGLAERRREGSWVFLRATIGGSGGAEEADPVLAALDRMLAIAERENSEFARVCEEDRRKLAAIRSSRESNAEDYFARHAGEWDELRALHTPDGKVEEHLSKALGEAPLGAVLDIGTGTGRMAELFAGEAERVVALDKNLEMLRVARAKLQHLPASQVELVQGDFADLPFAAQSFDTVLLHQVLHFAQDPALPLAEAARVTRPAGRIAIVDFAAHDHEELRDRHQHARLGFSDKQMRELLRAAGFTPSDPIALEGGELVVKIWLGKRRGTPSATTSTPAKVAQK encoded by the coding sequence ATGGCCATCGACACAATCTTCAAGGCGCTTGCAGACCCAACGCGGCTGCGCATAGCCCGCCTGCTTTCCGCAATGGAACTCGCGGTGGGCGAGCTTGCGCAAGTGCTGGGCCAAAGCCAGCCGCGCGTTTCGCGCCATGTCGGCATTCTGTGCGATGCCGGGCTTGCCGAGCGCCGCCGCGAAGGCAGCTGGGTGTTCCTGCGCGCGACCATTGGCGGTTCCGGCGGCGCTGAAGAGGCCGATCCTGTGCTCGCCGCGCTCGACCGGATGCTGGCAATTGCCGAGCGCGAGAACAGCGAATTTGCGCGGGTCTGCGAAGAAGACCGCCGCAAGCTCGCTGCAATCCGCAGTTCGCGTGAAAGCAATGCGGAGGACTATTTCGCCCGCCATGCCGGAGAATGGGACGAGCTGCGCGCACTCCACACTCCCGATGGCAAGGTCGAAGAACACCTCTCCAAGGCTCTGGGCGAGGCGCCGCTCGGCGCGGTTCTGGATATCGGCACCGGCACGGGCCGCATGGCGGAGCTGTTCGCTGGCGAGGCTGAGCGCGTGGTGGCGCTCGACAAGAACCTCGAAATGCTGCGCGTCGCGCGGGCCAAGCTTCAGCATCTGCCTGCCTCGCAGGTCGAACTGGTGCAGGGCGATTTTGCCGATCTGCCCTTCGCCGCGCAAAGCTTTGACACTGTGCTGCTCCATCAGGTTCTGCACTTCGCGCAAGACCCTGCGCTGCCGCTGGCTGAAGCGGCGCGCGTCACGCGCCCCGCTGGCCGGATCGCCATCGTCGATTTTGCCGCGCATGATCACGAGGAATTGCGCGACCGCCACCAGCATGCCCGTCTCGGTTTCTCTGACAAGCAGATGCGCGAGCTTTTGCGCGCGGCCGGCTTCACCCCGTCTGATCCGATTGCACTCGAGGGCGGCGAACTGGTCGTCAAAATCTGGCTCGGCAAACGCCGCGGCACCCCTTCTGCAACAACCTCCACCCCCGCCAAAGTAGCTCAAAAATGA
- a CDS encoding beta-galactosidase, translated as MKLGCCYFPEHWPEKMWADDARRMAEMGLSLVRIGEFAWSRIEPEDGRFDWGWLDRAIATLHDAGLKVMLCTPTATPPKWLVDRMPDMVALDEAGRKRGFGSRRHYCFSHLPYRAESRRITRALAERYGNHPAITAWQTDNEYGCHDTVLSFSDAAAARFREWCAARYGDVGALNAAWGNVFWSLEYASFDAIDPPNLTVTEANPAHWLDYRRFASDEVVSFNREQVDILREHSPGRDVTHNFMGFFTEFDHHGVGRDLDVATWDSYPLGFLEQFWFSAEEKNTYLRQGHPDIAAFHHDLYRGCANGRWGIIEQQPGPVNWARFNPAPLPGMVKLWTLEAMAHGAEFTSYFRWRQAPFAQEQMHAGLLRPDSSDAEAAGEARAAADAIEELGAQEVVQAQAALVFSYEAAWVCGIQPQGKSFRYLELAFEWYSALRRAGIDVDIVGPDADLSGYKAVLAPTLPITAPSLVEKLAALTCPVLIGPRSGSKTDSFCIPESLAPGELRALIPLTITRVESLRDGVSETGNGWTISRWREDVETALEPEFVLKDGRGVVFAQHNIRYCAAWPDRSLLDLLVGRVAGEARIATATLPEGLRIRRTATHLFAFNYSAQPVRFDLTGETIDPAGVSITALAQ; from the coding sequence ATGAAACTCGGCTGCTGTTATTTTCCCGAACACTGGCCCGAAAAGATGTGGGCAGACGACGCGCGGCGCATGGCAGAAATGGGCCTATCGCTGGTGCGCATCGGGGAATTTGCGTGGAGTCGGATCGAACCGGAGGATGGTCGCTTCGATTGGGGCTGGCTCGACCGCGCAATTGCGACTTTGCACGATGCGGGCCTCAAAGTGATGCTCTGCACACCGACCGCGACCCCGCCCAAATGGCTGGTCGACCGGATGCCTGATATGGTCGCGCTCGACGAGGCAGGCCGCAAGCGCGGTTTCGGATCGCGGCGGCATTATTGCTTCTCGCATCTCCCCTATCGCGCCGAAAGCCGCCGGATCACGCGCGCGCTCGCCGAAAGATACGGCAACCACCCCGCAATCACCGCGTGGCAAACCGACAATGAATATGGCTGCCACGATACGGTGCTCAGCTTCTCCGACGCCGCTGCTGCGCGTTTCCGCGAATGGTGCGCGGCGCGCTATGGCGATGTTGGCGCGCTGAACGCGGCATGGGGTAATGTGTTCTGGAGCTTGGAATATGCCAGCTTCGACGCCATCGACCCGCCTAACCTGACCGTCACCGAAGCCAATCCCGCCCACTGGCTCGACTATCGCCGTTTCGCTTCCGACGAAGTTGTGAGTTTCAACCGCGAGCAAGTCGACATCCTGCGCGAGCATTCTCCCGGCCGCGACGTCACCCACAATTTCATGGGCTTCTTCACCGAGTTCGACCACCACGGTGTTGGGCGCGATCTCGATGTAGCGACTTGGGATTCTTACCCGCTCGGCTTTCTCGAACAGTTCTGGTTCAGTGCGGAGGAGAAGAACACCTATCTGCGTCAGGGCCACCCCGACATCGCCGCCTTTCACCACGATCTTTATCGCGGCTGTGCCAATGGGCGCTGGGGAATCATCGAGCAGCAGCCGGGGCCGGTGAACTGGGCGCGTTTCAACCCTGCGCCTCTGCCCGGAATGGTGAAGCTCTGGACGCTCGAGGCGATGGCGCATGGGGCGGAATTCACGAGCTATTTCCGTTGGCGGCAGGCTCCGTTCGCGCAGGAGCAGATGCACGCAGGGCTGCTGCGGCCTGACAGTTCGGATGCGGAGGCTGCAGGTGAAGCGCGCGCGGCGGCGGATGCAATCGAGGAATTGGGCGCGCAGGAGGTGGTTCAGGCTCAGGCTGCGCTCGTGTTTTCCTACGAAGCGGCATGGGTGTGCGGCATCCAGCCGCAGGGCAAGAGCTTCCGCTATCTGGAGTTGGCGTTTGAATGGTATTCGGCTTTGCGGCGCGCTGGCATCGACGTTGATATCGTCGGACCGGATGCTGACCTGTCGGGGTATAAGGCCGTGCTTGCCCCCACCCTCCCAATCACCGCGCCATCTCTGGTCGAGAAGCTGGCAGCGCTCACCTGCCCGGTCCTGATCGGGCCGCGCTCTGGCAGCAAGACCGACAGTTTCTGCATCCCTGAAAGCCTAGCGCCCGGCGAATTACGCGCGCTCATCCCGCTAACGATTACCCGCGTCGAAAGCCTCCGCGACGGGGTGAGCGAGACAGGCAATGGCTGGACAATCTCACGTTGGCGGGAGGATGTTGAAACCGCGCTCGAACCCGAATTCGTGCTCAAGGACGGGCGCGGCGTGGTCTTTGCTCAGCACAACATCCGTTACTGCGCCGCATGGCCCGATCGCTCGCTGCTCGACTTGCTGGTCGGGCGGGTCGCGGGCGAAGCGCGGATAGCCACCGCCACCCTGCCCGAAGGCCTGCGCATCCGCCGCACCGCGACGCATCTTTTTGCTTTCAATTACAGCGCACAGCCGGTGCGTTTCGACCTGACCGGCGAGACAATTGACCCGGCAGGCGTTTCGATTACGGCGCTGGCGCAATGA
- a CDS encoding Gfo/Idh/MocA family oxidoreductase, translated as MSETRTYAIIGCGMMGREHMSNLALVPGAELVAIADPFEGSRKAAEYHAGRLGQSVQLFDDNAKMLAATKPDAVIIASPNFTHFDVVKPVMEAGAAVLLEKPMCTELADAKALAEAVRGYPHLFWVGLEYRYMPPVTRFAERVHAGETGDAKMLSIREHRFPFLPKIGDWNRFNRNTGGTLVEKCCHFFDLMRHILRDEPVRVFASGGQDVNHLDELYDGEVPDIIDNAFVIVDFAGGARAVLDLCMFAEGSEQQEEISVVGPTGKLEVKIPAADITWSPRDRSGPVVTHVETPAEALAAGDHHGATYFQQLHFHRALVEGGEPHITARDGYHSVVMGVAAQQSIATGQPVDINFED; from the coding sequence ATGAGCGAAACGCGCACCTATGCGATCATCGGCTGCGGCATGATGGGCCGCGAGCACATGTCGAACCTCGCGCTGGTGCCGGGCGCGGAGCTTGTCGCGATTGCCGATCCTTTCGAAGGCTCGCGCAAGGCGGCGGAGTATCACGCGGGCAGGCTCGGCCAGAGCGTGCAGTTGTTCGATGACAATGCCAAAATGCTGGCAGCGACGAAGCCCGATGCGGTCATCATCGCTTCGCCCAACTTCACCCATTTCGACGTCGTGAAACCGGTGATGGAGGCAGGCGCGGCGGTGCTGCTCGAAAAGCCGATGTGCACCGAACTCGCCGACGCGAAGGCGCTGGCCGAGGCGGTGCGCGGCTACCCTCACCTCTTCTGGGTCGGCCTCGAATATCGCTACATGCCGCCTGTCACGCGCTTTGCCGAGCGGGTCCATGCGGGCGAAACAGGGGACGCAAAGATGCTTTCGATCCGCGAGCACCGCTTCCCCTTCTTGCCCAAGATCGGCGACTGGAACCGTTTCAACCGCAACACCGGCGGGACTTTGGTGGAGAAGTGCTGCCACTTCTTCGACCTGATGCGCCACATCTTGCGCGACGAGCCAGTGCGCGTCTTCGCCAGCGGCGGGCAGGATGTGAACCATCTCGACGAGCTTTATGACGGCGAAGTGCCCGACATTATCGACAACGCCTTTGTCATCGTCGATTTCGCCGGCGGAGCGCGCGCGGTGCTCGACCTGTGCATGTTCGCCGAAGGGTCCGAACAGCAGGAAGAGATCAGCGTCGTCGGCCCCACCGGCAAGCTTGAAGTCAAGATCCCCGCTGCCGACATCACCTGGTCCCCGCGCGACCGCTCCGGGCCGGTTGTCACCCATGTCGAAACGCCTGCCGAAGCGCTTGCGGCAGGCGATCACCACGGTGCGACCTATTTCCAGCAGCTCCACTTTCACCGCGCGCTGGTCGAAGGCGGCGAGCCGCATATCACCGCGCGCGACGGCTATCATTCGGTTGTCATGGGCGTCGCCGCGCAGCAAAGCATCGCAACCGGCCAGCCGGTCGACATCAATTTCGAGGACTAG
- a CDS encoding aldo/keto reductase: protein MPRLNMPRIGFGLWKIPREHTAASVVEAVRAGYRHFDSAADYANEAETGEGLAQAMAEGLASRDDLWVTSKLWNTFHAAEHVEEACRKSLADLQLDYLDLYLIHFPIALEYVAPETRYPPEWLHDPDAAEPVMKPARVPLHETWKAMEALVEKGLVKQIGVCNYNSALLHDLMTYATVKPAMLQIEAHPYLTQDNLIRCAQGYGMDVTAFSPLGAQSYFELDMAAEGESLLGTAPVMVAAQAHGKTPAQVLLRWGVQRGTAVIPKTTKPERMRENLAIDDFELSAVEMAAISSLNQNRRFNDPGVFAEAAFNTFHPIYD, encoded by the coding sequence ATGCCCCGATTGAACATGCCACGCATCGGCTTCGGCCTCTGGAAAATCCCGCGCGAGCACACCGCCGCCAGCGTCGTCGAGGCGGTGCGTGCAGGCTATCGCCATTTCGACAGTGCCGCCGACTACGCCAACGAGGCGGAGACGGGTGAAGGCCTCGCGCAGGCCATGGCCGAGGGGTTGGCGAGCCGCGATGATCTGTGGGTGACGTCCAAGCTGTGGAACACCTTCCACGCCGCTGAACATGTCGAAGAGGCCTGCCGAAAGAGCCTTGCCGACCTCCAGCTCGATTATCTCGACCTCTATCTGATCCACTTCCCCATCGCGCTCGAATATGTCGCGCCCGAAACGCGCTATCCGCCCGAATGGCTCCACGACCCCGACGCCGCCGAGCCGGTGATGAAACCTGCCCGCGTGCCTTTGCACGAGACGTGGAAGGCGATGGAGGCACTCGTAGAAAAGGGCCTCGTGAAGCAGATCGGCGTGTGCAACTACAATTCCGCTCTGCTGCACGATCTGATGACTTATGCGACGGTCAAACCTGCAATGCTCCAGATCGAGGCGCATCCTTATCTGACGCAGGATAATCTCATTCGCTGCGCGCAAGGATATGGCATGGACGTGACCGCCTTTTCTCCGCTGGGCGCGCAAAGTTATTTCGAACTCGATATGGCTGCCGAGGGCGAGAGCCTGCTCGGCACCGCGCCGGTCATGGTGGCCGCGCAGGCGCATGGCAAAACGCCTGCACAAGTGCTGCTGCGCTGGGGTGTGCAACGCGGCACGGCGGTGATCCCCAAGACGACCAAGCCGGAACGGATGCGCGAGAACCTTGCCATCGACGATTTCGAGCTGAGCGCGGTCGAGATGGCAGCGATTTCCTCGCTTAACCAGAACCGCCGCTTCAACGATCCCGGCGTCTTTGCCGAAGCCGCCTTCAACACGTTTCACCCGATCTATGACTGA
- a CDS encoding TauD/TfdA family dioxygenase, translating into MTEREQSEFPGIIAGGGDLAAFLAANKQAVDLALGDAGALLFRGFDVPDPQAFDAAVEGYGEGGFTYEDSLSNAVRTNVTPRVFTANEAPPTTEIFLHHEMAQTPIYPAKLFFYCEIAPDKGGATPLCRSDWVLDRLSEQAPEFVARIEANGVRYTNVMPGDDDAASGQGRSWRSTLSAADRVGAEARLVELSYSWEWLNDGSLRATTPVLPAIRTLPDGRRTFFNQLIAAFRGWADSRNDPNRSITFGDGSPITQGDMAPAIAIANALTYDLEWQVGDVALVDNFLTMHGRRPFEGKRRVLASLIA; encoded by the coding sequence ATGACTGAGAGAGAGCAGAGCGAATTTCCCGGCATCATTGCGGGCGGCGGCGATCTGGCGGCATTCCTTGCGGCCAACAAGCAGGCAGTCGATCTCGCGCTCGGCGATGCCGGAGCGCTGCTGTTTCGCGGCTTCGACGTGCCCGATCCTCAGGCCTTCGATGCGGCGGTGGAAGGTTATGGCGAGGGCGGCTTCACCTATGAAGACTCGCTCAGCAATGCGGTGCGCACCAATGTGACCCCGCGCGTCTTCACCGCCAACGAAGCGCCGCCCACGACCGAGATATTCCTCCATCACGAGATGGCACAAACGCCAATCTACCCGGCCAAGCTGTTTTTCTACTGCGAGATTGCTCCGGACAAGGGTGGAGCGACGCCGCTGTGCCGATCGGATTGGGTTCTGGACCGTCTATCGGAGCAGGCCCCAGAATTCGTCGCAAGGATCGAGGCCAATGGCGTGCGCTACACCAATGTCATGCCCGGCGATGATGACGCGGCTTCAGGACAAGGCCGCTCGTGGCGCAGCACTCTAAGTGCCGCGGACAGAGTGGGGGCAGAGGCGCGCCTGGTGGAACTGAGCTATAGCTGGGAGTGGCTGAACGACGGTTCCCTGCGTGCAACCACGCCTGTCCTGCCTGCGATCCGAACGCTGCCTGATGGCAGACGCACCTTCTTCAACCAGCTGATCGCGGCGTTTCGCGGATGGGCAGACAGCAGGAATGATCCAAATCGGAGCATTACCTTCGGCGACGGCTCGCCAATCACACAGGGGGACATGGCGCCCGCTATCGCGATTGCCAATGCACTGACTTATGATTTGGAATGGCAGGTGGGCGATGTCGCGTTGGTCGACAACTTCCTCACCATGCACGGGCGCAGGCCGTTCGAAGGCAAACGCCGCGTGCTCGCCAGCTTGATTGCCTAA
- a CDS encoding solute:sodium symporter family transporter, with translation MSGASLAFTLGSCLFFMALVGWISWLKTRGTAETKDGYFLAGRGLGATFIAGSLLLTNLSAEQLTGLNGSAYGHNLSSMGWEVTAAVATIAMALVFLPKYLAGAFTTLPQFLNDRFDADVRRLSVLLFMLGYGLVTIPGVLYAGSLAVNAFFDMSALTGLAEFEALVFTVVLIGVVGGIYAVFGGLRAVAVSDTLNGVGLLIIGILVPVLGLIALGEGSFSAGLAQLTTEHPEKLNAIGSSSDPTPFGTLFTGMIFANLFYWCTNQYVIQRTLGARSLAEGQKGVLFSGFFKIMVPFMMMIPGVIAFHMYGPPSVSGLGSIDQAYPRLIRDVLPLWLSGFFLAVLLGAVFSSFNSLLNSAATLFSLDVYAPAKAKARGGEPSDAELVRVAKIASVVIALASFVIAPMLSYAEDGLWQVIRKFTGFYNIPTIAIVIVGLFTARVPALGAKIAIIFHVIAYWLIRFPLEDVITLHFIHLYAVLFVIEVAIMLVCGRIAPREKAWKFTRDEKVDLTPWRFARPLAVTLFSCVVATYLLFSPIGVASVGGMGATFATLMSALIAGNLALWGVSLRRGAAKAG, from the coding sequence ATGAGCGGGGCGAGCCTCGCCTTCACCCTCGGCTCTTGCCTCTTCTTCATGGCGCTGGTCGGTTGGATCAGCTGGCTGAAGACGCGCGGGACGGCGGAGACCAAGGACGGATATTTCCTCGCAGGTCGCGGGCTGGGGGCGACCTTTATCGCGGGCTCGCTGCTGCTCACCAACCTGTCGGCGGAGCAGCTGACCGGCCTCAACGGATCGGCCTATGGTCACAATCTGTCGAGCATGGGCTGGGAAGTCACAGCAGCAGTCGCGACCATTGCGATGGCGCTGGTGTTCTTGCCCAAATATCTCGCGGGCGCATTCACCACTCTGCCGCAATTTCTGAACGACCGGTTCGACGCCGATGTGCGGCGGCTTTCGGTGCTGCTGTTCATGCTTGGCTACGGTCTCGTGACCATTCCTGGCGTGCTTTATGCAGGTAGCCTCGCGGTCAACGCCTTCTTCGATATGTCCGCGCTGACAGGACTGGCCGAGTTCGAGGCGCTGGTCTTCACGGTTGTGCTGATCGGAGTGGTTGGCGGCATCTATGCTGTGTTCGGAGGGCTGCGCGCGGTTGCTGTGTCGGACACGCTCAACGGCGTGGGCCTGCTCATCATCGGCATTCTGGTGCCTGTGCTCGGCCTGATCGCCTTGGGAGAGGGCAGCTTCAGCGCGGGGCTGGCGCAGCTCACCACCGAGCATCCCGAAAAGCTCAACGCGATAGGCTCCTCCAGTGATCCGACCCCGTTCGGGACGCTCTTCACCGGCATGATCTTCGCCAATCTGTTTTACTGGTGCACCAATCAATATGTCATCCAGCGAACCCTCGGCGCACGAAGCCTCGCCGAAGGGCAAAAGGGCGTGCTGTTCTCCGGCTTCTTCAAGATCATGGTGCCCTTCATGATGATGATCCCGGGCGTGATTGCGTTTCATATGTATGGGCCCCCAAGCGTTTCGGGTCTGGGCTCGATTGACCAAGCCTATCCGCGCCTGATCCGCGATGTGCTGCCGCTATGGCTGTCGGGCTTCTTCCTCGCGGTACTGCTGGGCGCGGTGTTCAGTTCGTTCAACTCGCTGCTCAATAGCGCCGCGACCCTGTTCAGCCTCGACGTCTATGCCCCCGCCAAGGCAAAAGCACGCGGCGGTGAGCCGAGCGATGCCGAGCTGGTGCGGGTCGCCAAGATCGCCAGCGTCGTGATCGCGCTCGCTTCTTTCGTCATCGCGCCGATGTTGTCCTATGCGGAGGACGGGCTGTGGCAGGTGATCCGCAAGTTCACCGGCTTTTACAACATCCCTACAATCGCGATTGTGATTGTCGGCCTGTTCACCGCGCGCGTTCCTGCACTGGGCGCGAAGATCGCGATCATCTTTCACGTCATTGCCTACTGGCTGATCCGCTTTCCGCTCGAAGACGTCATCACGCTGCACTTCATCCACCTTTATGCGGTGCTGTTTGTGATCGAAGTTGCGATCATGCTGGTCTGCGGCCGGATCGCCCCGCGCGAGAAAGCGTGGAAGTTCACCCGCGACGAGAAGGTCGACCTGACCCCGTGGCGCTTTGCCAGGCCGCTGGCGGTGACGCTCTTCTCCTGCGTGGTCGCCACTTACCTGCTGTTCTCGCCCATCGGCGTCGCCTCGGTAGGCGGGATGGGTGCCACATTTGCTACGCTGATGTCGGCGCTGATTGCGGGCAATCTGGCGTTGTGGGGCGTTAGCTTACGACGGGGCGCTGCAAAAGCAGGCTAG
- a CDS encoding efflux RND transporter periplasmic adaptor subunit: MGRILDWIKSHKIISAIIALVMLLAISSFFSSGGRDYEYVAEDVTEGEVTRVVSASGTLRALNTINVGAEVSGQITAVYVDFNSPVQAGQLLAEIDATRPRAQVTQARAQVSLARASLAQAEAAIIRSTTDVEVQTREFARRTELAESGFVSAAGLDQAENALGAAKAALSTAEAQAQSARAQIAQSQAQLQSAELDLSRTRIIAPTSGVVIDKLVEPGTTVAANFQTPNLFTIAADTSRMQVEASVDEADIGQVREGQSVRFSVDSYPEEEFEAIVQQIRQSATQSGTAVSYLVILDVDNSDGRLLTGMTANVDIITGLNTGVVRVPVAATRFLPREQDRGESSSEDGAEQTKQAYVWVPGDDPYAPTRLPVETGLEGEDYVEITSGLEPGQKVIVRSRNVTGDGAQSGS, from the coding sequence TTGGGCCGCATTCTCGACTGGATCAAATCGCATAAGATCATCTCGGCGATTATCGCGCTGGTGATGCTGCTCGCGATCAGCAGCTTCTTCTCATCGGGCGGGCGCGATTACGAATATGTCGCGGAGGACGTGACCGAGGGCGAAGTAACGCGCGTTGTCTCGGCGAGCGGCACATTGCGAGCGCTCAACACGATCAATGTGGGTGCCGAGGTCTCCGGCCAGATCACCGCCGTCTATGTCGATTTCAATTCACCGGTTCAGGCCGGACAATTGCTGGCAGAGATCGACGCGACCCGCCCGCGAGCGCAGGTCACGCAGGCGCGCGCGCAGGTCAGCCTAGCCCGCGCAAGTCTGGCACAGGCCGAGGCGGCAATCATCCGCTCGACCACCGATGTCGAAGTCCAGACCCGCGAATTTGCCCGCCGCACCGAACTGGCAGAAAGCGGCTTTGTCTCCGCCGCCGGTCTGGATCAGGCGGAGAACGCGCTCGGAGCCGCGAAAGCCGCGCTCAGCACTGCCGAAGCGCAGGCCCAAAGCGCGCGGGCCCAGATCGCCCAGAGCCAGGCCCAACTGCAATCCGCAGAGCTCGATCTTTCGCGCACCCGCATCATCGCTCCCACCAGCGGCGTGGTGATCGACAAGCTGGTCGAGCCGGGCACCACCGTTGCCGCCAATTTCCAGACCCCCAATCTCTTCACCATTGCGGCCGACACCAGCCGGATGCAGGTCGAGGCTTCGGTGGACGAAGCGGATATCGGGCAAGTGCGCGAAGGCCAATCAGTGCGCTTCTCGGTCGATTCCTATCCCGAGGAAGAGTTTGAGGCGATCGTCCAGCAGATCCGCCAGTCGGCCACACAGTCGGGCACGGCGGTGAGCTATCTGGTCATCCTCGACGTGGATAATAGCGACGGGCGGCTGCTCACCGGCATGACCGCCAATGTCGATATCATCACCGGCCTCAACACCGGCGTGGTGCGCGTGCCGGTTGCCGCCACGCGCTTCCTCCCGCGCGAACAGGATCGCGGCGAAAGTTCCAGCGAAGACGGCGCGGAGCAGACCAAGCAGGCCTATGTCTGGGTGCCGGGCGACGATCCCTATGCGCCAACCCGCTTGCCTGTCGAGACGGGGCTGGAAGGAGAAGACTATGTCGAAATCACCAGCGGATTGGAGCCGGGGCAAAAGGTGATCGTGCGCTCGCGCAATGTGACGGGCGACGGCGCGCAAAGCGGCTCCTGA